The genome window ttgtatgaatactatgaataataataaatatttgaggATTTATGCATCTGCAAGCATATGCAAAGAAGAGAAAGGATATCACATGGAAGTAACGTACAAGATTCATGTAGATGCCTTAATAGACTTACGGAAAAAACAGGTCGTGGGGGGATTAATGTTTGTTGATTGTTGGAGTTAGGGGTGTGAGTCCCCCtcaaatcatttcaattcaGGAATTTCTTTGGAAGTAGgaatacatttatttttctgATGTCGACCCATCACATGATGTTGtcgagtatatatatatatatatgttaaaatacgatttataattttttattgtaatgattttattaaaatattatgttaagaGATTTGCTGATCAAATTATTGGATTCATAAAATCTaactacaaaaaatatatattatatcaaatatttaccAAGGTATTATTCAATGGTGATATGAATTGAGAGGTAGCTTGGTCTAAAAGctcaaattactaaaattagaAGGAGAAATGACCTTAAAGCTTTTGCCACGTGTAAGGGTAAGATGACTATATATTTAATTGGattcttaatttttcttgttttatttattcaacaaataattaaaagcataataaCATACTcgatataaattattttttatataagcttaaaattatgtatatactttctaacttttaaataggagaataaacTCGTATTCGAGTTTACTTTTTCTTAGACTAACAATAATATTGACATTAACCGAGTTAAGACTTAATCCGTAATTAATAATTGTTATAAGCCCCCAACATTTCTAGAAGCTTGATTATTCCCTCATGTGTTCCCTCCGACCTTGTAAGCAACTCTGCAAAATTTGGAAACCATATCAACCTTACccattttatttgaattgacACTATCCGTATCCATAAAAACTTaactggaaaagaaaaagaaagttacATGCGTTCAGCCGGAAAGGGGAACTTGTCAAAAACAACAATGGTTGCTTTCAATAGTTTCtacaaaggaaaaataaaataaaatgaaaaactgaGTAATTGGAAATTTTTGTTcatcatatataatttcataccagcacccaatctccgggtttcACTGGCAACTCCTCCACTCCTATGATTTTGCTGCGTATTAGCAAGttgtcaaatttttttaaactgatAATGAAGAGTGGAAATAACATGGATGGTAGAAATGGAACCTGATAATAAGCTTTCCATCAATCTGTTGACATTCAAAGAAATTGCAACCTGTCGTATGTGGTATCTCTTTGCCTTTCCACTCTACAAGAAATTGAcaataaacatattatttttcaagGGTTTTATtggaccaaaaaagaaaataaatgagagATGTGCAAATGCTGACCAAGATGCCAAATTACACTTGCAGTTAAATTGTCGCCTTCCATCCAACTATCAATCACGAAATGAACATTTTGTCCCATTGCTTCCATTAGATTTTGCCGAAAGTTCATGATACTCTGCAAATACCAACATATAAAACATGggtattttcatatttaaattacaaaaaaagggggggggttGAAAGAGGTGAAAGAAAGACCTCTTTTCCACCAAAGGGAATGTAAAATATGAGGTCTTGGAATATACAATCATTTGAAAGTGTTAAGCATGGACTGCAATGCAACAGTCGACCATGGTGATGTCCAACATAGCAGACCAGCATTCGAGCAGGACCAGAAGCATTCATTTTGTTTAGTTTGTTTTGTAATCTTTTTTAAATGGAACAAGTTGATATGCAACTTGATCTCATAGCTGGTAGGATATGAATTTGATAGATGTACAGCTGAATCAATCAGCTtttgaatttgtattatttgtatTGCAAGTTGCTAAAACTGATGGGAGCAGTTACATAAGTTAGGTAATTGTCATACTACTTTtgtaacacatatatttcaaggctttaataaaaaatttgaattgagcCTCATCGGTTACTTCTTGTTTGTGTTTCAATCTTGTTCCTTTGCAATTTCTTGTTCCTTTGCAATTGCTTGCTGTTTTATGAGCTTATGCTCAAGaaagtttcattttattatgtttGTTGCTGCCATTTTATCCAACAAATGGTAATCAGAGCCTCTTATCTTTGAGGACCTCTGTGTTTATGTTTTAGCTTTCAAAACAAAGTCAGTTTTTTTGTTTCTGCAAAATCAATTTTCAGCAGCATGAGTTTTGCTCCTCCTCCACCACCAGTTTTTGCTGGAGATAACTACCATATTTGGGTAGTCAAGATGAAGACATATCTTCAAGCACTTGACCTCTGGAGTGCAGTCGAGAGTGATGTCAAGCCAGCACCTTTAAGAGCAAATCCTATCATTGCTCAGATCAGGCAACATGGTGAGGAACGAGCCAAGAAACACAAAGGAATGGCCTGTTTGCAGAATGGAGTGTCAGATGTTATCTTCACTGACATCTTGGCCTGTGATTCTCCTAAGCAGGCATGGGACAGGCTTAAAGAGGAGTTTATGGGATCGGACAAGACCAGGCAGCAACAGGTCATTAACCTGAGAAGGGAgtttgaaaacttaaaaatgaaGGAGTCAAAAACTATTAAGCAATATTCTAACAGAATTATGGCAATTGTGAATAATATAAGACTCCTAGGAGAGGACTTTAGTGACAGTAGAGTGGTTGAGAAGGTGATTACAACCCTTCCAGAGAGGTTTGAATCGAAAATCTCTTCACTGGAGGACTCGAGGGACCTTACAACCATTTCCTTGTCTGAATTGGTTAATTCTCTCTATGCACTCGAGCAAAGGAGAGCTAGCAGACAGGAGGAGAATCCTGAAGGAGCCTTCCAAGCAAGAACTAGGGAAGGATTTAGCTCAAATCAGAAAGCTAAGAAACCTTGGCTTGAAAGAAAGGATAAGGCAATGAGAGAAGCAAACAGAGATGCAGGCAGAGGGAGGTTTCCACCATGCATTCACTGCAAAAAGACCAATCATCTGGAGAAGTTTTGCTGGACTAGACCAGACATACAGTGCAAAAGCTGTAAGAAGTATGGCCATCATGAGAAAATTTGTAGGAGTCATGACAAGGCACAAGCACAGCCAGTTCAAGCCAAAACTGCTGAGGATGTGCAGGCTCAGGAAGAACATGTGTTTACTGCTTCATGTTTTGCAGTTAACAGCAAGTACAGCTGGCTTGTGGATAGTGGTTGCTCACACCACATGGCTGCAGATGTAGGCCTTTTCAAGAACCTTGACAGGAGCTATGTCTCAAAAGTCAGGATAGGCAATGGCAACCTGATTGAGGCAAAGGGGAAAGGTGATGTGGTGATACACACTGGTTCAGGTAACAAAGTTATTTCTGATGTGCTCTATGTGCCAGAAATAGACCAAAATTTACTAAGTGTAGGCCAGTTAGTTAGGAAAGACTATTCACTAGTTTTCAAGAATGATTCTTATGTTATAAGTGATGCCTATGGTAGGGAGATAGTCTCGGCACCTATGGAAGACAAATGCTTCATGCTGGATGTGAGTCAACTTGAGAAAAGAGCTTACAAAGCTCAGTGGATGATACTGATCTTTGGCACAAGAGGTTTGGCCATGTTAACCTCAAGTCACTTGATTTGCTACACAAAATGAACATGACAGAGGACATGGTGAAGGTAGATACAAGTGAAGGTGTTTGTGAGGTGTGTCAGCTTGGTAAACAAGCGAGGTTGCCCTTTTCAGGAAACCAGGCATGGAGGGCTCGAGACAGACTTGAGTTGGTGCATTCAGATGTCTGTGGACCAATGAAAACATCTTCACTGAATGGCAGTA of Gossypium raimondii isolate GPD5lz chromosome 3, ASM2569854v1, whole genome shotgun sequence contains these proteins:
- the LOC105797064 gene encoding uncharacterized protein LOC105797064, encoding MNASGPARMLVCYVGHHHGRLLHCSPCLTLSNDCIFQDLIFYIPFGGKESIMNFRQNLMEAMGQNVHFVIDSWMEGDNLTASVIWHLEWKGKEIPHTTGCNFFECQQIDGKLIISKIIGVEELPVKPGDWVLKLLKATIVVFDKFPFPAERIVAYKVGGNT